One Saccharomyces kudriavzevii IFO 1802 strain IFO1802 genome assembly, chromosome: 7 DNA segment encodes these proteins:
- the PHO81 gene encoding Pho81p (similar to Saccharomyces cerevisiae PHO81 (YGR233C); ancestral locus Anc_5.96): MKFGKYLEARQLELAEYNSHFIDYKALKKLIKQLAIPTLKTSSDLDLHLTLDDIDEKIIHQRLQENKAAFFFKLERELEKVNGYYLARESDLRIKFNILHSKYKDYKLNGKLNSNQATSFKNLYAAFKKFQKDLRNLEQYVELNKTGFSKALKKWDKRSQSHDKDFYLATVVSIQPIFTRDGPLKLNDETLHILLELNDIDNNSRRADLQSNTFSNDDEGDDNNDNNKLKNYELATSKTSVNQLEHLFPASSSSLDMEMEIENWYKEILNIATVKDIQRKHALLRNFREAKIFAYLLQNSSESFHKNVFSLLKECLTTLFLLLVASPLDDNSLHIFYKSNQDHIDLSYCDEDDQVFSRKNVFHEAASCPNKSRLFILDEALTTSKLSKETVQKLLNARDIHARIPLHYAAELGKLEFVHSLLITNLLEDIDPIDSDSKTPLVLAITNNHIDVVRDLLTIGGANASPIEKPILDYSKNTISSTKVQFDPLNVACKFNNHDAAKLLLEIRSKQNADRSKNEGSQHLCQPLFKKNSTGLCTLHIVAKIGGDPQLIQLLIHYGADPNEIDGFNKWTPIFYAVRSGHSEVISELLKNSARLDIEDGNGHSPLFYALWESHVGVLNALLQAPINLAFASVNELNLQVSKLCPSTIGLTPHDEKSDLDIQDSIPDFALPPPIIPLRKYGHNFLEKKIFIKLKLKSGLESIKLTQDNGIIMSSSPGRITLSSNLPEILPRNVILPVRSGEINNFCKDISETNDEEDDEEISEDHDDGEIIFQVDSVDDFSMDFEIFPSFGTRIIAKTTAMPFLFKRATINSIATINLPLFDTRLNNIGCLTLDYQIIFPYPGNPLKIIKYEPYWKSTGSDLLTSSKDGNLVTSSSLNGSFISILVCTLNDETIVAAPKPYIEFKGTKILLNDLTKGQLEKLVDYDFGKIDGSFDEVSLKQYLSSRVVPLRSLLEVIPGSVQLVICVCFPTDKEIDTIPIKISPFININQFIDKLLLIIFEHERFLRHSGNEGMRQIVFSSCNWEACSILNWKQPNFPVLLQMKSLFRDLTTGKFMSDTPNCLNELAVSPQKMSYLNTEPINIHTMVQFAMNNNLLGVTLPYEILKICPSLARIIKQNGLLLIASVNENEQLPGNVSYSGIYCTSELLFEGSIDM, translated from the coding sequence ATGAAGTTTGGCAAGTATTTGGAAGCTAGACAGCTGGAGTTAGCAGAATATAATAGCCATTTTATCGATTACAAGGCTTTAAAGAAACTAATCAAACAATTGGCTATTCCCACCTTAAAGACAAGCTCTGATTTAGATCTGCATTTGACATTAGATGACATTGACGAAAAGATCATACATCAGAGAttgcaagaaaacaaagctgcctttttttttaaactAGAGAGGGAACTAGAAAAAGTCAACGGATATTATTTGGCAAGAGAGTCCGATTTAAGGATAAAATTCAATATTTTACATTCTAAATACAAAGATTATAAATTAAACGGCAAATTAAACTCCAACCAAGCTACctcattcaaaaacttgTATGCggctttcaaaaagttcCAAAAAGATCTTAGAAATTTGGAGCAGTATGTTGAGTTGAATAAAACTGGGTTCTCAaaagctttgaaaaagtggGATAAACGGTCTCAATCTCACGATAAAGATTTCTATCTGGCTACAGTTGTTTCTATTCAACCAATATTCACAAGAGATGGACCACTAAAATTAAACGATGAAACCTTGCACATTCTCCTAGAGTTGAATGATATcgacaacaacagcagGAGAGCAGATTTACAATCCAACACGTTTTctaatgacgatgaaggcgatgataataatgataacaaTAAACTCAAGAATTATGAATTAGCCACGTCAAAAACTTCTGTAAACCAACTAGAGCATCTTTTTCCtgcatcttcctcttccctAGATATGGAgatggaaattgaaaactgGTATaaggaaattttgaatatagCGACTGTGAAAGACATTCAGAGAAAGCATGCATTATTGAGGAATTTTAGAGAGGCCAAGATCTTTGCATATCTACTACAGAATTCCTCAGAATCTTTTCACAagaatgttttttctctgttGAAAGAATGTCTTACTACGTTGTTCTTGTTACTGGTGGCTAGCCCTCTAGATGATAACTCCCTGCATATCTTCTACAAAAGCAATCAAGACCATATTGATCTGTCGTATTGTGACGAAGATGACCAAGTATTTTCACGAAAAAATGTATTTCATGAAGCTGCAAGTTGTCCAAATAAATCTCGGTTGTTTATTCTCGATGAAGCCCTAACAACCTCAAAATTATCCAAGGAGACAGTCCAGAAATTACTGAATGCTCGGGATATACATGCGCGGATACCTCTTCATTATGCAGCAGAGCTAGGGAAACTGGAGTTTGTTCATTCCTTACTGATTACGAATCTTTTAGAAGACATTGATCCCATTGATAGTGATTCAAAGACACCCTTGGTCTTAGCTATAACAAATAACCACATAGATGTTGTTCGGGACTTATTAACTATTGGAGGCGCAAATGCATCTCCAATTGAAAAGCCAATTTTGGACTACAGTAAGAATACAATCAGTTCCACGAAAGTTCAATTTGATCCTTTGAATGTCGCTTGTAAATTCAATAACCACGACGCTGCCAAGTTACTCCTAGAGATCCGAAGTAAGCAAAACGCTGATCGTAGCAAAAATGAAGGCTCGCAACATTTATGTCAACCgcttttcaagaagaactCAACAGGTTTATGTACTCTCCATATAGTGGCCAAAATCGGTGGCGATCCACAACTAATTCAACTATTAATACATTATGGAGCGGATCCTAATGAAATCGATGGGTTCAATAAGTGGACTCCCATATTTTATGCCGTTCGATCGGGTCATTCAGAAGTTATCAGtgaattattgaaaaatagtGCACGCCTGGATATTGAAGACGGGAATGGACATTCTCCACTTTTTTATGCCTTATGGGAGAGTCATGTTGGTGTTTTGAATGCACTTTTACAAGCACCAATAAACTTAGCATTCGCATCTGTGAACGAATTAAATCTTCAAGTAAGTAAACTATGTCCCAGCACAATAGGCTTGACCCCACACGATGAAAAATCTGATTTAGATATTCAAGACAGCATCCCTGACTTTGCCTTACCTCCTCCTATCATTCCACTCAGAAAATATGGTCACaactttttggaaaagaaaatttttataaaattaAAATTAAAATCGGGCCTTGAGTCCATTAAACTAACTCAAGACAATGGTATCATCATGTCGTCTTCACCAGGGAGAATCACGTTGTCTTCCAATTTACCTGAAATATTACCGCGTAATGTTATTTTACCTGTTAGATCCGGTGAAATCAATAACTTCTGTAAAGATATTAGTGAAacaaatgatgaagaagatgacgaagaaatCAGTGAAGATCATGACGATGGTGAAATAATTTTCCAAGTAGATTCCGTGGAcgatttttcaatggatTTCGAAATATTTCCCTCATTTGGCACAAGAATAATTGCCAAAACAACAGCAATgccctttcttttcaagagAGCCACAATAAACAGTATTGCGACTATAAATTTACCTCTATTCGACACAAGGTTAAACAACATTGGATGTCTCACTTTAGACTACCAGATTATTTTTCCCTATCCAGGAAACCCATtaaaaattataaaataTGAACCATACTGGAAATCTACAGGAAGTGATTTATTAACATCTAGTAAGGATGGCAATCTCGTTACTTCGTCATCTTTAAATGGCAGTTTCATCAGTATATTGGTTTGCACCCTGAATGATGAAACTATAGTGGCAGCGCCAAAACCGTATATTGAATTCAAAGGCACAAAGATTTTGTTGAATGATTTGACGAAGGGACAACTAGAAAAATTAGTAGATTATGATTTCGGTAAAATTGATGGAAGTTTTGACGAAGTATCATTGAAGCAATATTTATCTTCTAGAGTTGTTCCTCTGAGGAGCCTGTTAGAAGTCATCCCAGGATCAGTACAGTTAGTAATTTGCGTCTGTTTCCCAAcagataaagaaattgataCAATTCctataaaaatatcaccGTTCATAAATATAAACCAATTCATTGATAAGTTGTTacttattatttttgagCATGAGAGGTTTTTGCGTCACAGCGGAAATGAGGGTATGCGTCAAATAGTTTTCAGTTCATGCAATTGGGAGGCTTGCTCTATTCTGAACTGGAAACAACCTAATTTCCCGGTTTTGTTGCAAATGAAAAGTCTCTTTAGAGATTTGACTACCGGCAAGTTTATGAGTGATACTCCTAACTGCCTGAATGAATTGGCCGTGAGCCCTCAAAAAATGTCGTATTTGAACACCGAGCCTATAAACATACATACAATGGTTCAATTTGCCATGAACAATAACTTGTTAGGTGTGACCCTTCCATATGAAATACTAAAAATTTGCCCGTCATTGGCAAGGATTATCAAACAAAATGGGCTATTGCTGATTGCGTCGGTTAACGAAAATGAACAACTGCCCGGTAACGTGAGCTATAGTGGGATTTACTGCACCTCTGAATTACTTTTTGAGGGCAGTATTGATATGTGA